The Hermetia illucens chromosome 2, iHerIll2.2.curated.20191125, whole genome shotgun sequence genomic interval AATCCACATAGTGTCCATCCAAGCCAGATTGGTATCGAACCACCAATAGCCAATCCAATATACGTCGCTTCACGATAATTATCCCGAATACCGCGCGATTTAATTGCCAAGATCGCCACGAATATGATCAGAAAAATGATATAGATCATGGAAAGtaaaagttcggaaaattgaGTTTTACACAAGGGTATGGTGGCTGAAATTCGCGTGAGATCGCTGGAGGTGATCAGTCCCAGCGTTGAGAATTTATTAGTCACGGTAGCGTGATGCGAACCAATCCTGATTGTATGTATATCAGGCGGTTCGGTTACTAGCCATTGCGTTCCGATCGCAACTTGGATGAGAACCGCGAAGAGCAGGAGTAATCCTTGATATGGAGCTGGAAGATAGACGCCTCCATTCAGGCTAATTAGGAAGACACATTTGACGAGAAGCGCAGCAAACACCAGAGCGAAAGCGACTCCGGCACCGAATCGTATGATCGCGCATGAAACCACTGTCGGGGTGGCTGTAAGGAGAGCACCGATCCCTGCACAGGCGAACAATCCTAGAAGAAGCATTTGCCCGAGGAACAAGTGTCGTCGTGACGGTGATGTTCGCCAGGCCTTAAATAAGACAAAGATCTCGAACGCGGTCATTAAGATCATTGCTAGGCAAGCGATTACTAATAGAGGAACTACCCATGGCTCCTTTCGCAGACCCGTCTGTGCGGAGGCATTGGCAGCCGGTGAAGCTGTCGATTCGTTCTCCGTAGGTGGAGTCCTGGCTGCCAAGATCAGTATAGGGCGTACCGTAGACGATCTTATCAAACCACTCTTTTCATCTTCGGTCGTCGATGACGGAATTACGAAAAATTCCGTAGACATTTCAATCAAACGATCAGCCTTCAACATACTATGATTGCCACCGTTGTTGGTGCCTATACCATTGTCGATATGGTGGTAGTTTCCGTCATAGGCATCGTCATTGCGCCGAAGCTGCTGCATCAACGAATCCCGGACACTATCGCGATCATGTTGTTGTTCACGATCGCCAAAGCGCTCAACGTCGCCGGTAACCGGTATAACAACATCCGATGGTATGTTATTACTATTTAGCAGGTGATGATCATGGTGATTATAATCATTGTCAAGATCACTTTTATCCAATAAACTTGTACCGTTCGCGGGGACATCACTGTAGGGATTCAGATACCTCGGGCGACCATCGGCGCTGGTAACTGAGGAGGGCGCCGATAATGATTTATGAACATAATCAAGATCACTATGATTATTTTGACTATTATTACTAGTAGCACTATTATTTAAATTATCTAcgggatttttattattatgaatATTATGTACACTTGATGATCCTCCCGCTAGGGTGGGTGACGTGCTCCCATTAATGCTGGCCGTTAGAACAGATAAAGTTTGTCTATGTCGCGGCGAAATACGATCACCGAACTTAGGTTGAGTGGGTGACTGACCGGGAAAATTTAGATTTGTACCTACAGTTAGAACATTATAATCGTTACACGATATCGCATCTATCAGAAAACTACAAATAACGATCATTCGAAATACTCGTATGGTACAAACACTAGTCAGCACTGAAGCCGACCGTTTCGGCCGACGTGCCATGCCTAACTGATCGATAGAATTCCCGACGCGATAGTATAATTCGCGGAGTCGTCATCAGCACGGCATTCACTCGAAAACTGACTGACTCCAACATTGGACTGGTCCTCATCAACCCAACCATCATATGCGAAGGTGAACTTTTCTGCAGGGCTCCACATATGCTGCTTGTGCTCCAAGCATAAACAAAGATTTCGTTTCTCTTTAATAAACCTCTCAAGCTCAGACATCTTAAAATATCTGCAAAGCCACAGAGATACTCCCTCTTCTCTTAAGCTTTCTTCGAGTATCTTGAAGACCAACTCGGCTCTAAGACCAGCGGACTCCCAATCTTCGCTCTGCTAACCACAAGTCTCACTTTCTGTAGAATGATCATGTCGTAGAAGATTAACAGTGACGTCACTGATATAAGATTCCTGCAAGAAACGAAGACTAGAAAAACGAATGCAAGTCGGTAGAATGGTGAATAAGAGAATTTTCTTTCAAGATctttaatgaaaatgaaaatttattataaagtGTGATCGTGGTCACGATCATTATGTGGTTGGCAAAAGATTGTGGTTTGTTTTTGCGGAAATGGCAGCTAATTGTAATTGAAAAGAGATCATGAAGCATGGAATGCGGCATATGGGCGGCTTGTTGGTTCGCCAAAGACTAGAAGAAAGAAGCggatggaaaatggaaaagaatttaatttgtgacttgaattgaaaatgaaaaatgttccGACTGTTTCCATTAAAAGTGGCGTCAGGTATCAGCTAAactgaaagatttaagccagCCAATATGGAAATTGTTAGTGTCGATAGCATCAGGTCAGGCTTCAGATAGAATTCGCCGTTctgaaaacaaaagatttaagccagtAACTTGGTTTATATAGATAAAAATCGCTTAAGAAGACTCCCtggaaacaaaagacttaagctaGTAACTCGATTTGCAAACATTAAAATCGCTCAAGAAAAACTTCCtagaaacaaaagatttaagccagtAGCTCGATTTGAAAAACTTGCACTGTTTCTTGTCGTGGGGAAGGAACTCCTTAAAAGGAAGATCCTCTAAGGAGCCAGAAGTGAAGCCCAAAGCCAAGGTGTAACTACCCTGGCTAGGGCTAAATAGTCGCAGGGAGTAAATGTGaccgtgaacggtgaactcttgGTGCCAGGCGACCGCCAGTTCCAACTAGCCTTGTTTCAGCAAAAGGGGACTCTACCTAGAAATATAGATTTAATTTCCCCAGTAAAACAAAGGTCATGACAGCCAGTTACgataaatcagaaaaaaatcaaaaattcaatttcactCGTGGCAATCAAAACCTGAGTGAGGGAATCCCGACCTCGTTGACGGAGAGCCCGAGAAACGTCCCGAGGCAGGCTCCTGCTAGGATTGTGAGCTCTGATAAAGGGAAGgcgtagttcccgaaatatcggtatttgcaggaTTAATAAATATCACCAGTGAATAGAAAAAAAGCAAGTCCTAATTATTTCAAAGGCCCCACCTGTCGTTAATCCTGACACCAGGCATCAGTCGATGCTAATTGCTGATGCTGAATCCTTACCCAAGGGAAAGCATCTGCCTTCGGACAAAAAAAGCCTCCAGGCAAACCGCCGCCTCTGGACAAACCGCCTTCAGACAAAGCACAACACCCGGGTTGTGCCAAGGTTATGAGGAAAACAACGTCCAAAGCATCTACGACTAAGGAATTTTTGAAATGCCTGAGATCGACCTCAACTCCTCCTCGGCCGAGTACAGCTAAAGATTGATTTCGCCCCGAGGCTATAGTAACTGATGGATACATCTTACATGATGAAATCAATCCATCCAGTGACTATAGTGAGGGGTGTGAACACCTTAGgaggaagtcctttttctttaatAAGGGTAGGTGGCTATGGGATTGCTTTTCACCCCTAGGtgggtatagcacgtcaaccacacctaagcCCCATCGCTCGCAGTTACCTGAAAAGCGCTTTAGCTTCCCtcatgacttcccgagatgctcgcACATCCCCTtagtgttctgcgccaagtgcccttggaatgagtcactcgtcagccatcttgggagcatagatttcactgcatggcgtagtccgAAACACAATTGTCAACCCTCCTTAAattatgacctatccactgccatttccgtctcctaatcacagtgcgtacgagtggcaggcctgtgcgccgaccaagttcttcgattgagatagtgtcaggatACGACGCTGACTGGTGTTTACGAAAGTTTGAAGCGGATGgcagtgggggtcactttccatttgcgactcccatataacaacacagaaagaacaatagcacagaacaatctcaacttgatcttacgattgagataactgcattcccAGACTTTAGACTGAGCCGCGAGagcggatctagcgttgttaatgcatcgggAAACATCTATTTCGATGctgccgtcggcagaaaccacgtttccttGATCAACACATTCGATGCTCTGGTGTTTACCTTcactccaactctacttgcttttCTTTCC includes:
- the LOC119649740 gene encoding uncharacterized protein LOC119649740 isoform X2; translated protein: MARRPKRSASVLTSVCTIRVFRMIVICSFLIDAISCNDYNVLTVGTNLNFPGQSPTQPKFGDRISPRHRQTLSVLTASINGSTSPTLAGGSSSVHNIHNNKNPVDNLNNSATSNNSQNNHSDLDYVHKSLSAPSSVTSADGRPRYLNPYSDVPANGTSLLDKSDLDNDYNHHDHHLLNSNNIPSDVVIPVTGDVERFGDREQQHDRDSVRDSLMQQLRRNDDAYDGNYHHIDNGIGTNNGGNHSMLKADRLIEMSTEFFVIPSSTTEDEKSGLIRSSTVRPILILAARTPPTENESTASPAANASAQTGLRKEPWVVPLLVIACLAMILMTAFEIFVLFKAWRTSPSRRHLFLGQMLLLGLFACAGIGALLTATPTVVSCAIIRFGAGVAFALVFAALLVKCVFLISLNGGVYLPAPYQGLLLLFAVLIQVAIGTQWLVTEPPDIHTIRIGSHHATVTNKFSTLGLITSSDLTRISATIPLCKTQFSELLLSMIYIIFLIIFVAILAIKSRGIRDNYREATYIGLAIGGSIPIWLGWTLCGLIVADRHKDACLAFGLVATSATVFLVMFMPKGRQLAAMGKEGLYVEDREEQFSSLSRAGSGYSPSFFHFKPIKYGVMGGVLNSTTTTGNATKHQSAATLGGAHMTQPFCFYPPPPPPISPPPPPLKSLVAAIGGGLSTLQTQHHHQQSTQKQHQQQSQQQQQTATAQLAQTLRYPGLFIRPDEANLYTTLEPTLSSNPNVYFQRSGGVHPGMMY
- the LOC119649740 gene encoding uncharacterized protein LOC119649740 isoform X1, encoding MARRPKRSASVLTSVCTIRVFRMIVICSFLIDAISCNDYNVLTVGTNLNFPGQSPTQPKFGDRISPRHRQTLSVLTASINGSTSPTLAGGSSSVHNIHNNKNPVDNLNNSATSNNSQNNHSDLDYVHKSLSAPSSVTSADGRPRYLNPYSDVPANGTSLLDKSDLDNDYNHHDHHLLNSNNIPSDVVIPVTGDVERFGDREQQHDRDSVRDSLMQQLRRNDDAYDGNYHHIDNGIGTNNGGNHSMLKADRLIEMSTEFFVIPSSTTEDEKSGLIRSSTVRPILILAARTPPTENESTASPAANASAQTGLRKEPWVVPLLVIACLAMILMTAFEIFVLFKAWRTSPSRRHLFLGQMLLLGLFACAGIGALLTATPTVVSCAIIRFGAGVAFALVFAALLVKCVFLISLNGGVYLPAPYQGLLLLFAVLIQVAIGTQWLVTEPPDIHTIRIGSHHATVTNKFSTLGLITSSDLTRISATIPLCKTQFSELLLSMIYIIFLIIFVAILAIKSRGIRDNYREATYIGLAIGGSIPIWLGWTLCGLIVADRHKDACLAFGLVATSATVFLVMFMPKGRQLAAMGKEGLYVEDREEQFSSLSRAGSGYSPSFFHFKPIKYGVMGGVLNSTTTTGNATKHQSAATLGGDRVALVAAPPPSYTRMYHYFPAHMTQPFCFYPPPPPPISPPPPPLKSLVAAIGGGLSTLQTQHHHQQSTQKQHQQQSQQQQQTATAQLAQTLRYPGLFIRPDEANLYTTLEPTLSSNPNVYFQRSGGVHPGMMY
- the LOC119649740 gene encoding uncharacterized protein LOC119649740 isoform X4, whose product is MARRPKRSASVLTSVCTIRVFRMIVICSFLIDAISCNDYNVLTVGTNLNFPGQSPTQPKFGDRISPRHRQTLSVLTASINGSTSPTLAGGSSSVHNIHNNKNPVDNLNNSATSNNSQNNHSDLDYVHKSLSAPSSVTSADGRPRYLNPYSDVPANGTSLLDKSDLDNDYNHHDHHLLNSNNIPSDVVIPVTGDVERFGDREQQHDRDSVRDSLMQQLRRNDDAYDGNYHHIDNGIGTNNGGNHSMLKADRLIEMSTEFFVIPSSTTEDEKSGLIRSSTVRPILILAARTPPTENESTASPAANASAQTGLRKEPWVVPLLVIACLAMILMTAFEIFVLFKAWRTSPSRRHLFLGQMLLLGLFACAGIGALLTATPTVVSCAIIRFGAGVAFALVFAALLVKCVFLISLNGGVYLPAPYQGLLLLFAVLIQVAIGTQWLVTEPPDIHTIRIGSHHATVTNKFSTLGLITSSDLTRISATIPLCKTQFSELLLSMIYIIFLIIFVAILAIKSRGIRDNYREATYIGLAIGGSIPIWLGWTLCGLIVADRHKDACLAFGLVATSATVFLVMFMPKGRQLAAMGKEGLYVEDREEQFSSLSRAGSGYSPSFFHFKPIKYGVMGGVLNSTTTTGNATKHQSAATLGGDEANLYTTLEPTLSSNPNVYFQRSGGVHPGMMY
- the LOC119649740 gene encoding uncharacterized protein LOC119649740 isoform X3, producing the protein MARRPKRSASVLTSVCTIRVFRMIVICSFLIDAISCNDYNVLTVGTNLNFPGQSPTQPKFGDRISPRHRQTLSVLTASINGSTSPTLAGGSSSVHNIHNNKNPVDNLNNSATSNNSQNNHSDLDYVHKSLSAPSSVTSADGRPRYLNPYSDVPANGTSLLDKSDLDNDYNHHDHHLLNSNNIPSDVVIPVTGDVERFGDREQQHDRDSVRDSLMQQLRRNDDAYDGNYHHIDNGIGTNNGGNHSMLKADRLIEMSTEFFVIPSSTTEDEKSGLIRSSTVRPILILAARTPPTENESTASPAANASAQTGLRKEPWVVPLLVIACLAMILMTAFEIFVLFKAWRTSPSRRHLFLGQMLLLGLFACAGIGALLTATPTVVSCAIIRFGAGVAFALVFAALLVKCVFLISLNGGVYLPAPYQGLLLLFAVLIQVAIGTQWLVTEPPDIHTIRIGSHHATVTNKFSTLGLITSSDLTRISATIPLCKTQFSELLLSMIYIIFLIIFVAILAIKSRGIRDNYREATYIGLAIGGSIPIWLGWTLCGLIVADRHKDACLAFGLVATSATVFLVMFMPKGRQLAAMGKEGLYVEDREEQFSSLSRAGSGYSPSFFHFKPIKYGVMGGVLNSTTTTGNATKHQSAATLGGGLFIRPDEANLYTTLEPTLSSNPNVYFQRSGGVHPGMMY